ACAAGTGCGACCGGTAACGAAGGATCGCTTCCGTGTTGCAAAAGAAGAGTTGCGATTTTCGGAAGAGAGGTCGTTCCCATAAAGAGTGCGATCGTTCCTTTGAACTTGGCGAACCAAGTCCAATCGGTTTCTTCGTTCAGAACGGTATGTCCGTCCATGATCAAAACCTGACGGGACAAACCTCTGTGTGTCAAAGGAAAACCCGCAAAGGAAGAGCCCGCATTCAAGGAACTTACGCCGGGAACGATCTCGTATTCAATATTATGATTGAGTAATGTGATTAATTCTTCGCCGCCTCTTCCGAAAACGAAAGGATCTCCGCCTTTCAGACGAACCACATTCTTCCCTTGCAAAGCGTAGGAAAGAAGAAGTTCGTTGATTTCCTCTTGAGTCGCGGAATGGGCGCCGGAACGTTTTCCCACGTAATGAACAACCGCGAACTTGGGAAAAATTTCCAGAAACGAAGGATCCAAAAGCGCGTCATACAAAATGACTTCCGCTTTGGTAAGAATCCGATACGCACGCAAAGTGAGATCCTCCGGATTTCCCGGTCCGGCTCCGACAAGATAAACCTTGCCGGGTTGAAGATCTTTATTCGTATCGACGTTTAACACGGATTAGGCTCCGACTCCGGTGATCATTCCCGCGCCGACGGTGGAATTGGTTCCTTCGTCGACGAGGATAAAACTTCCGGTGGAACGATTGATTCTATATTCGTCGAAACTTACGGGCTTTGCAGTGCGAATTTTGATTTTTCCCATTTCGTTTAACGCAAGTCCGGAAGAAGCGTCTTGTTTTTCGTGAGTGTCGGGCGCGACTTTGAATTCGATTTCTTTTACGACCGCTTTTACCGAGTTTGTGGTTTGGCGAAGAAGATATTTATTTCCGGATAATAACGCCTTGGAATCCATCCAACAGATGTTCGCTTCCAAATCCTGAGAAACGACCGGTCGGTTGTCGGACTGAACGATCATATCGCCTCGGGAAATATCGATCTCGTCTTTCAGACGGATCGTGACGGACATAGGAGGAAACGCTTCTTCCACTTCTCCGTCGAACGTGTCGATGGCTTCTATCGTGCTCGTAAACCCGCTCGGAAGAACCGTGATAAAATCGCCTTTTCTGAAAATTCCGCTGCGGACCTGACCTGCATATCCTCTGTAATCGTGATGTTCGTCGGAAAGAGGACGGATCACATATTGAACCGGAAAACGCGCGTCTTCGATGTTCTCGTCGCTTTCGATATAAACTTCTTCGAGATGATTGAGAAGTGTGCGACCGTCATACCAGGAAAGATTTTCGGACTTATCGACGACGTTGTCTCCGTTGAGCGCGCTGATCGGAATAAATTCAATATCCTTAATGTCCAATCGGAAAGCGAAGTTCAGATATTCCGCTTTGATTTCCTCGTAACGCGCTTGGGAAAATTCCACGAGGTCCATCTTGTTGATACAAACCACGAGGTGAGGAATCCGAAGCATCGAAGCGATGTAAGAATGGCGATACGTTTGTTCGATCACGCCTTTTCTTGCGTCGATCAGAATGATCGCGAGGTTCGAGTTAGACGCGCCCGTAACCATATTGCGAGTGTACTGAACGTGACCCGGAGCGTCTGCGATGATGAACTTTCGTTTTGGTGTGGAAAAATACTTATAAGCGACGTCGATCGTAATTCCTTGTTCTCTTTCGGCTTTGAGACCGTCGGTAAGAAGAGCCAGGTTGATCTGACCGTTGTTTCCGCGCGCGGTTTTTTCGATCGCTTCGAGTTGGTCCTCAAAAATCGATTTGCTATCGTAGAGAAGTCTTCCGATCAAAGTGGACTTACCGTCGTCCACGCTTCCCGCAGTAATAAAACGCAATAAATCCATCAGAAGTATCCTCCTCTCTTTCTGTCTTCCATAGCCGCTTCGGAACGTTTGTCGTCGAGTCTGGAACCTCGTTCGGTGGTCCGAGTGGTTTGGATTTCGAGGATGATGTCGTCGATGTTATCCGCTTGCGAATCCACGGCCGCCGTGCAAGTCATATCGCCCACGGTGCGGAAACGAACCACTTTGTCTTCAACGCGGTCGTTCGAATCGATGGTGATAAACTTGGATACGGGAAAGAGAAGATTCTCGCGATAGATCACTTGTCGTTTATGAGAAAAATATAAGGAAGGGAGCGCGATGTTTTCCTTGCGGATGTATTCCCAAACGTCCAGCTCGGTCCAGTTGGAAATCGGAAAAACGCGTACATTCTCCCCCGGACCGATTTTACCGTTATAAATATTCCAAAGCTCGGGTCTTTGCAGTTTCGGATCCCATTGACCGAACTCGTCGCGAACGGAAAAAACGCGTTCTTTCGCTCTGGCCTTTTCTTCGTCGCGGCGCGCGCCACCGATACAAGCGTCGAATTTGAATTCGGCGATCGTATCCAAAAGGGTCACGGTTTGAATTCCGTTTCTGCTCGGGAACTTTCCTTTTTCTTCGACCGCTTTGCCTTGATCGATGGAATCTTGAACGTAACGAACGATCAGCTTCTCGCCGATCTTAGAAGCGAGTTCGTCTCTGAAATCAAGGGCTTCCTGAAAGTTATGACCGGTATCGATGTGAACGAGAGGGAACGGAAACTTCCCCGGACGAAACGCTTTCAACGCGAGATGCACTAGCGTAATCGAATCTTTTCCTCCGGAAAAAAGAAGAGCAGGTCTTTCAAACTGAGAAGCGGTTTCCCGAAGAATATAAATCGATTCCGCTTCGAGTTGTTCGAGATGTGTAAGTCTGGATCTATTCATAGTTGAATTCATATTGCTCTTTTAGGTCCGGATTTCTGACGGACCAACTTGCCGTCGACGACGTGAAGTCCGCATTCTTGGTTGGATTCTTCCCACCACCATCTTCCGGAGCGGATGTCTTCTCCAGGCTGAACCGCTCTTGTGCAAGGAGCGCATCCGATCGAAGGAAATCCTTTTTTGTGTAATACGTTCACCGGAATCCGATACGTATCGATAAAGTCCTGCGTGCGTTCCAACGACCAATCGAGAATCGGATGATATTTTAAAATATTACGCGAAGAATCGAGTTCGACTTTCGTCAAAGAATGTCTGGAATCCGATTGTTCCGACCGAATTCCGGTGATCCAAAGTTTTGTTCCGACAAGAGCACGATTCAGAGGCTCGACCTTTCGGATATAACAACATTCTTTTCTATTATCCACCGAATCGTAAAAGCTGTCGGGCCCTTTCGTATTGATGAGAGTTTGAACCGCGATCGTGTCGGGAAAATACGTTTCGATTTTTTTGTTATAACTTGCGTTTGTCAGTTTGTGAAGGTCGTAGGTTTCGTTGAACAGACGACCCGTATCCAAAGTAAAAACTCTGATTTTCAGATTTCGGGAGAATATAACGTGAGTGATGACTTGGTCCTCAAGACCCAAACTCGTGGAGAAGGCCGCAGTTTCTCCATACTCGTTGCTAATCCATTCTAAAGCGTCTTCCAGGCTCAAAGGCGCAAGTTTTTGTTCCAGCTCTTGCGGATTCATGTTCGTGTTAATCTAAGTCTTGAATGGGAGGCTCACGCATCCAGCTTGATTTTATAATTGATCCAAGAAATAGCCCAGATTTAAGAAAAAATAAGACTATCTATTTACCAAAGTTTTATATATTGGATTTTTTGTAAACTATATTTGATATAAGGTATTGTTAAACGCAATTTTCTCAATCTTACTGGAAATTCTATGGATTAAAGAGAAATTTTTAAGATTTTTCTCCATGATATTTTCCCAACAGGTCTTGATCCACTTGATAGCGTTGTCACTTTAAATTTTCACACTCAATTTCGGATTTTTGTAAAATCATTCAATTCTCTTCCACAATCCCAAACTGCTTTGTTGATTACTCATCTCTACAAAATAGAGTGCCCAAAATTCTGCGTTTAACGCGAGATTTATACTCAAATGAACGGTATTTTATAAGAATCAGTAGAAACCCGCTTTTGCTTTTAGTATTGTTTCAGGTTTTTTTACGGAGCCTTTAATTGAAACATTTTCTGTAAACTCATCGGAACTAGTCCCAACAATTTTTAAGAACCCTATAAGACGAATCAGTTACAATCATTCCGCAAGTATGATTCCCACAGATCACGTCCCTTGAATAGTTTATGGGTTTCGAAACAGTCTTTTCGTTGTTAAATTCTTATAGTAGTTTCCACATTCTAAGGCATTAAGAAAAGGCCTGAGCATTATTTTTGGTTTTAATTACGAGCTCCTTATTACGGAAAGCTCTCGTTAGAAATTCGGAGATCGTATTTTATAATGGTTCGCTTAGATCCGTCGCAAACTTAGGGCACTTTTTTAGGATCAATACTAAAGCGTAACTTAGAAGTATTTTATAATGTTCTTAATCAATACAAAGACATGACAATACTTTAGTAACAGGTAAATAAAGGTTAAAAACCTACTTAAAAGCAAAATTCACTGCAAAATCTTTTTTTATTTTCACATTCTTAAGATCGAAATTAAATTTTCTGATCCGTTTTTTATCGAAAGTATTGGAAATTTTATCCTTTTAACTTGAATTGGTTTTTAAATGGAAATCGTATCGATCTTAAAAGGATTTTTTAGAAAAAATTCCAAAATCTATACTCTATTATTCGGTTTTTATGGGAGCCTATTTTTAATCCTATTCTTGAACGAAGAATTCGGATTTGCTCTTCTCACTTCGAAGGATTTTAAACTAAAAGCGACTAGTACATTCATACTATATGGAATTCTAATATTTCTGTTTTATTATCATCTTCCTAAAAAGAGAAAAATTCGATTCCGTAAAGGAAAAATAATCAGTTTCCTTTTCGTATTTTGGATTAGTTTGATTGTTTTAAATCTATCCGACTTTCCCTATGAAAAATTCCTATTCTATCTTCCAAGAGAATGGATCTTTTGGACCTGGAAGATTATTAAACAATTCACGCATACTCTTCCCTTGTTAGTTTTTCCTCTATTATACGACTTTTATAGATACAAAACGAATCCTGTTCCATTTGAAAAAAGAAGAAGTCCTTCTTATTATCCGATTTTAATTCTCGCTGTGATAATCTCTGCAATCGGTTCCTTTATTCCAGGTTTTAAAGAATTTTATCCGAGGGTTCCAATTACAAACGAACGGCTATTGTATCATGCGACTTGGTTTACGACTCTCATTTTTGAAATCGTATATCTTTATACTTTTTATTTTACGGAATTCTTTTTTAGAAAATTTTTAATTCGATATTTAAGCGTCGTAGGCCGTTATCACGCAGTAGGAATGGCGGCTTTAATTTATGGCATGGTTCACTTTCAAAAACCGAGAGGAGAAATTCTAAGTTCTTTTTTCGGAGGATTGTTAATGGGGGCTTTGAGCATTAGAACTCATTCGATTCGAGGCGGGCTTTACGCACATATCGCACTCGCAGCCGGTATGGAGTTTTTTACCGGGATCTATATTTGGGATAAATTATTTTGATTTTTAGAGTCTCCTAAATTTATCAGAACTTATTTTAAATACTGGTTACTCATTTAAAGCATAACCTTTATGTATGTAAAAATTTATTCTAAAAACTATCACACAAAATTTTCCAAACATGTTATCGGCAAGGTTAAGATCAAAGCAAAAGCTCGACTAACTCGAAACTTGGAAAAATCAAAATTGTTACTACTGATCCTATAAAATAGAATACCGTTAATTTAAGCACAAATCCCATAGACACAAAATTTTAGACACTCTATTCTGTAGGGATGACTACTAATCTCTATATAATAGAGCGCCGTTAATTTAAGCACAAATCCCACGTTTAGACGTAGAATTTTGGGCACTCTATTCTGTAGGGATGAGTAATCTAATAAGTCAGCAAAAGATCAAAAGTAAGTCTCAATACATAAGAGAATCATAATAAATAAGCATTCTATCTTGATAAGGAGAAGGCGCTTATCTCTACAGCATAAGTACCCAAAATCAAGATAAAAAAAGAAACTACTCCAAGAAAAAGTACAATTTGAAGTAGCAATATGCTCATGTAGAAAAACCAATTGAGTAATATCCCTTCCCCGGATCAATACTTTTGGTTCAAGAGTTCAATCTATATTAAAAGACAGGAATTTAATAAACTCAGCATTCTAAGAGGAATTCTTTTCAGAATTTTTCATCTTTCCGCTTTCAAATCACTCAAAAGCTTTTCGAACCGAATTCCGATCTTTTTTTAAACTCTTGAAAGTAAAGAATTGCAAAATTTATCTCTTCAAGAATTATTATTTACCATGCAACTGAGCACAGTTTTTTCAGATTTTATTTTAAGTTTTGTCTCTATCTTTGTCGCGATTCAAATTAAAAATATAACCTCTTATTCGAAAGCCGTTGGTTTTTTAGGATTTATTGCGATAGGAATCTCCGCCGGATTAGGAGCAATTCACTTTTTGGGAATCGAGATTCTAGACCCGATCTATCGTTTTTCGGTAGGGTTTGCCTCTTTTGTCGGAGTACCTTTAATTGGTACCGGCTTCTTCCATATCGGGATCAAAAAATTGGAAAAGAATTTTATTTATCCGATTACGGGAGTTTTCATTTTTCTTTATATAATTTTCGGTTATATTTTTCTTTTCCCACTTTTATCCACTGCCTTGGGTGGAGTTGCAATGATTACGGCGATTCTTGTTTGTATTCGTAAAAATTCGGGAGAGACAAAAATTCCAGCTCTTTATGGAATTTTGGGAGCGATTCTTTTCATCCTCGCAGGACTTGTGATAGGAACAACAGGTTCCAGAGGGCCTATTTTAAACGTGGATATTTTTCATATCGTTCTCGCCGTCGCCGTCTACTCTTTGAGCGTCTCCCTCAAAAGATTAAGCTAATAGTCGCCGTTGAAACATTAGAACACTATAATACTCCTAAAAAACTCTTTTTACCGATTAATTTAAGAACCTGCCCCAAAAGAAACTCAATCGCATCTCACTTCTTAAGGGGCGTTCGATGGGGATAGAACCCAGAACTCGCCCTATCTCTCGCGACCCTTCCGGAGCGAGATTTGAGTTTAAAAAGCGTTCTGTTAAGAGTCATCAGCTTGATCTTTCCGACAAAGCAGAAAACTCAATGCGTCGCTCTCTAACATAACGTGAGTTCGGTATAACAAATGCGAAAGCGATTCTATGTTTCGACCTGAATGCCGATCCATAGAGAGGCATTCGCTGAGTTTAGGGAGAAACATTGAGTTAAAGCGCAGTCGCGAGCGATTCGCCCAAACTTTCTTACGCCGAACTCACGTTAAATAATATTATCATAGTATTCTTCTCATGCGTCCGAGTAGTAAGAAGACTTTTGGGATAATAAGGATCAAAAACTGATATTTTTCAAGTATTCCGACAAGAATGAAACTTTTTACTTGAAAAAAATATGATTTTCTGATAGAGAAAAATCTTCCGAACCTTTCCATCTCCACCCAAAAATAAGGGGAAACTCAGGCACAACGCTTCCTAAGGGGCGCGTTGTGGGAACTAAGTTTCACAGAAGATTTGGTCGGAATTCCGACAGATTTATCTTCGGATCCAAGTACTTGTGGGGTTGGTTATGGCGCTCTAAGGATCACTTTCGCGGGTTTTGGGACGCGCCGTAAGATGACTCGTAGTCTTTCAAAATTCTTAGGAAGTAAAAATTTATTTCAAAGACTATTTACGGAGATACAACGAAAATTCAAGATAAAATGAATCCGATCGAATCTATCTTGAACTTTGAACTTGTCCCAAAACTTCAGAATGCAGAAACTTCAACAAGAGTCTTCCAACAACAAAGTTTGTTTAAAAGCTCTTAACCTATCCGGTAAGATTAATCTGTGAAAATTACTACGCTTTGTTCCGGATTTACTGATTTCTTTTAAAGTTTTAGAACAAGTTTTTTATACAATTTGCTAAAGTATTTTTGGCGCGACCCGATTCCTATCAAAGGGAAAAATATTTCCTATAAAAAAAGAAAGATAAGTCGGGGTAACATATGTTCGAACGACATTATTTCATAAACTCCAAATCGAACCAAATCCATACCCTCACAAAATAATAGTTTTTTATTTTAGAATATTCTAAATTTATTTCATACAAAAAATAAGTTGTTTGATCCCTATGCGACGCCGTACCTATCGGTACGGCGTTGGTTAAAAAACTAGAAAAGGGAAAGAAAAAGAGACGGCTTGGAAAACGGAGCGCCGTGAACGGCTTCAGCATCGGAGACCGTAATCGCATGCGATCCAGCTTTGAGATATTGCGCAAGTCCCTCAGTTTCCGATTGGTTGAAAAATACGCCTTTGTCCAACCACACGACTTTGAGATTAAAACCGTTCCATATATTTGGAGAAACGGACAACCTCGAAACAGCATTTGTCGTTTGTCCGGAAGGATCCAAACCTACGATATTGGCTGCGGCCGTGTACGGCTCCAAATTACTCATAACTTCCAATTGAGCCGGAGTTGGAGCACCCGTTACCGGAACCCCGTTTACCGCGAATTTTGTATTGATGTAAAAATCGTCCGGTGTCTCTACAAAAAAGCCCGTTATAACCTGAGGAGGAAAAGGTTGCGTTTCCACCACTTTTTCCGTCTTAAAACTCCAAACAAAACCTTTTGCAGAATTCGGGTCAGTTATAGGAGCATCCGCACCGAACCAAGGTAAAGCCGAAGGAATATCACTTGCGATCAGGATTGTATTTTCGATACCAAATGCATCCAAAAGGCTGGAACCGCCATCCCGAAACCTACTCTGAATCATCTGAATGACAAGGCCACCGATACTATGTCCAACGATGGTCGTAATCTTCCTTTTTTCCGTACCAACCATTTGGTTCAGCAAAGCACGGAGTGCATCTCCGTAATTTCCAACACTCAATTGACTCACATTGGCCGGAGCAGGCGCAGTCCCGCGAGTCATGGTACTAGCGCCATGTCCTGGAAGATCCATAATATAAACGTGAGTCGCTTTTCCCTGATTGATCAATTCTTTGGCTAACGGTTCAAAGAAGGCGCTATTGTCTCCGAAACCGTGAACAAATAAAACCGTCTTCCCATTGATAATGATCGGTCCTCCGCTTGGCTTGCGGTAATGAACGACATTGATCTTATAATAAGTGGTTTCAAGCACATTGAAACCGCGGCCTACCAAATTGTACGTGAGAATTTCCCTTTCATAAGCGGCGCTAATGGAATTTACGCCGGATAAAAAAACTAGAAAACTTACGACCAGAACAATTCTTCTAGATCGACTTTGAATTTTCTGAATACCCAATCCAATCTTCATGGAATAGTTTCTCCTTACACTTTTTTTGAAGAAAAAAACTCTACTCTAACAATTTCCTTTTTTGTTTGAGTTATCGGAAAAATCATTTTGCGATCTATTTGTAAAGCAAATTTTGCACCACTTAAAACATAAAATTGACTCTTTATTATAAATAGATCATGATTTAGTGTCAAAAATATCTTATTGAACTTAAAAGAGGTATTTAAAATAAAATAAATAGATTTTGAAATTATTTTAGAATCTAAAAAGCGGCCTTTTCTCCTAACTTGGAATGTGGTTTGATGCAAAAGTTCATATCAAAAAAACGACAGAAAAACGAGGGAATGAAAAGTATAAGGAGAAATGGAGGCGAGCGAAGCAAACCAAGAGGCTTCGCTATTTCGGCGCAAACTTCGTCGATAGGTTCTAATTTATTTGTAAATGTTCTAGCGAATTTAACTTCTTTTTTGTCACTTTTACCGTTATATCGGTGTTTGGCGGTCGGTCATCGCCTTTCCGAACTTAAAGCCTGTTCCAAAACCTGAAGAAATCAATCAGTAAGTTCGTAATAAAAGGCAGGGCGCGGCATGACAGATAACGACGAAAGTTTACCGACGTCGCCCTGAAAGTTTATAACGCGCTTTCAAAGAGTCTTTTCGGTGTTAAATGCGTATATGGGAGTTCCCGCCACTCCGTAGAATTTTCACTTTTCGAATCAGCTCCTAATTCAGGGTTAGATCAATCAGTTCGGATTTTAAAACTATTCCATCACGATGGTAATATCAACCCGACGGTTTTTTTGTCTACCCTGGGCTGTAGAGTTATCGGCGATCGGTTTTGATTTTCCATATCCTTCATAAGACATTCTTTTTTCTTCCAAACCTTGTTCGTCTCTAAGTTCTTTTAAGACGGAAAGAGCGCGTTCTCTGGAAAGTTTTCGATTGTATTCGTCCCCGCCCGAGTTATCGGTATGACCGCTAATCCTGATCTCCCTGTCCCCATATTTTTTCAATACGGATGCGATTCTTTTTAATTCGAGTTTCGCCTCATCTTTGAGTTGGGAACTATTGTAATCGAACAACACCGAGTTTAACGAAATCGCGATTCCTTCCTCTGTTCTTCGAATTTCAACCGGGGGGCCGGAAGATTTCATCGTTTCCTGTTTAGCTTTATTCTCCTCTTCTTCTGGCCATGAAAGAGTTTCTCTCGGAGGATTTTTAGAGTTTTTTTTCGAATCAGATCCCGATTCGATTCCGGTAGGAAGCTCTCCGCCCAAAATTTTACGGACTTCCTCAGCGAACTTATCTTTATCGCTATCCGTAAGCTTTACATTTTTATTATATACTCCATGGATGTCGAATGACATTTCCTGAGCCGTTCCATTTGCGTAAATGAAAGTATAAGTCAACTGAACTCTTTTATATTGAGGAAGACCAAGTTCGCGATTGAAAAAAACCATACCTCTTGCAAACCCGTAGATTTTAAAAGGAATTCCCTCTTGTCCCATTTGAGAATCGTAATATAACGTATAGTTGTATTCAATCCGATCGCCTTTATCGGAAAGATTCTGAAATTCCCATTCGTCGACGCCGTGATACTTATACTTTGCAAGAACCGTAATCATTACTCTTCCGCCCGGAAATTGAAAACTTTCCGTAGCAGGTTGAGTCCATTCGTCTCCGACAGAAACCGGCTTTTCGGAAAAACTTGGAAGAGAACGTAGGTTCGGCATACTATATTCTTGTGGAACCTTGTATTGCCCTAAATCCGTAATTTGAAATCTGCTTTTAAACGTTTTATCTTTGCGAAATGCGGAGTCGACTTCCGGAAAACGACTGTAAGTATCGAAGAACCCGTCTAACAAACATGTTTTCATTTCGCAAGAGAGAGTCTGTAAAAGAATTCGATTTTTATCCTCTCTTTTGATCGTTCTTCCTTGGCTTATCAGACGAACGTTATGATATTCGTTTAACTCAACGTTCTCTCCCGGAGTCAACCTCCAACGAAAAAGAAATTTTTCCGGTTCTTCCGAAAAAAGAGAATTAAAGTTTATAAACATTAAAATAACGCAAAATGCAATTTTAAGAAATCCCTGACCCGTAGTTTGAGATTTCAAGTTTTGATCCAAAAGTGTCCCCATAGTTATAGTTTCGTAAAATTTCACTAAAACATAAGGAAAGTATAAAAAACTTTCCGAAAAAATACGATCTGGACGAAATTTAAAATTAGAATTCTTACTTGTTTACCTTTAAGGAGAATGAAATGGAAGCTAGACTCGTTTACGTCACAGTCGGCAACGAAAAGGAAGCTATTAAAATTGGAAAGACCGTCGTAAAGGAAAGATTAGCCGCGTGTGCGAACATTCTTCCGAAGATAAAGTCAATTTATCATTGGGAAAAAAAGTTGGTTGAAGACAACGAAGCCGTTCTTATCCTAAAAACAAAAAGCGAACTCATGACAGAACTTACCCTAAGGATCAAATCCTTACACAGTTACTCCGTACCTTGTGTGGTTAGTCTTCCTTTATTGGAAGGAAATCGGGAATATTTTTCATGGATTTTCAGCGAGGTTATTGCCGAATAAAATATATTCAAAAAACTTTATATTATGCAAATACACGTTAAACAAAAATTCACAGCTCTTACATTTAATTCCGCCTTTTTCGGTTTTTACGCACATGCGGGTTTTGCAAAGGGACTTTCGGAAATCGGATTTTATCCTTCCAAAATTACTGGTTGTAGTTCGGGAGCCTTGATCGGCTCTCTCGTTGCGGCCGGAGTTCCCATCGATACCGTGACCGATCTAATTTTAAACTTAAGGAAAAAAGATTTCTGGGAAGGGAATTTGGTCACAAATTTTGTAAAGCCGATCCGCAAAGGATTGAAAAATTATTCCGGAATTCTTTCCGGTAAAAAGATCAAAGAATTATTAAAGCCTTATTTGGGTCATAAAAAGATAGAAGACCTTCCTATCCCGATGGGAATATCGGTTTCAAACATAACAAAACAAATCAGAGAACTCAAAACAAAAGGAGATTTGATCGACCGAATTCTCGCTTCGATGACCTTTCCTTTCCTCTTTGAAATTCAAAAGTTGGGGGAGGAAGAATTTATAGACGGAGGAGTCGCCGATCAGGAACCAATCAAGGAATTGATTTTAGATAAGTCCGTCCGTAAGATTGTGGTTCACAGCGTTCGCACAAAAAAAGACCGCTCCGAGAGAGCGATGATCCGCGCTTTTCATTCCTCGGTTCAGATCATCGAAAATGAAACAAGAGAACTAAAAGAATTACTCGCAAAACATTATAAAAAAGAAATATTAAGAGTCGAAACGGTAACTCCTTATATAGACGCAAATCAGCTTAGACATGGAAAGGATGCGATGGAAGAAGGAAAAAAAAGCGCGCATCACTGGAAGAAAAAGATTCTCGCTCCCGCTTAATTCTATTGGAACCGATCGTCGCAGAAGTCACGGAGAATTACGTAAAACTCCATAGGGCGCTTTCAAAATTAATGGAAGCGCCAATCTTCAATTATAAAAGTTTTGACTTCTATTCGAATCCGGATTCGCATTGGTTCACAAGAGCCATCCTCAAAGGGAACTTATCCCTTTCTGACTTGAGTTCGGAAATCGAGGATTTGAGGAACAAGGGATTCCATCCTGATATTTTAGATTTTTTGAATACCAGAACTCACGAAATCCCGATTTATAAACTCGGGTATAATTTCTGTAACGAACAGGTCGGAATGTTTTTAAAAGGAGATCCCATTTCGCTTAACAAAAAATCGAATACGGAATTCGATATTCGAAAAATCGAAACAGAAAAAGATCTAAAAATTTGGTTGAGGATTTTAAACGATTCTTTCAAATCCGACGACCGGGAAAATCTGTATCTTAAATTATTGGATCAAAACTCATTTCGACTATACGGAGGCTTTACAAACGGGCAAATGACCGCGACCGGAATGACTTTTTATGACGGAGAATCCTTCGGTTTATATTCGATTACTACCGATCTCAACCATAGGAGTTTCGGTTACGCATCTGCTCTCATAGAACATATATTAGGCGAAATTCGAAAAGAATTTCCGGGGTTTATCATTTTACACGCGACCGAGATGGGAAAGGGAATCTACGAAAAGTTTGGTTTTGAAAAGTCAACTCTTCTTAGGCATTGGAGTGCAATTTAGAACCCGTCTTAAAACACCAAAATGTAGAAACTACTAAAATTTCAAAGGAAAGTTTTTACACTTCCAATTCCTGTATACCGAATTTACCTCAGACTACGTACACATAAAGTTCTCGTTTAAGAATAGAAAGGAAATTAGTTATTATAATCTAAATTCTGAAAGTTAAATTTGATCCTAGAAATAGTTTACGAATCTTTTTACTACTCGGACACATGAATAGAATACTATGATAAATCTATTTCGAAAATTAAAATATTGGAATCTTCCTCTAAAAGACCGCTAATCCCCGATCTAACCTAATTTTTGAGAACTGCCGTTGTTTTGCAAAATTGATTGAGTACCGTTTTCATGCGTCCGAGTAGTAATTGTCTAACAGGTTCAAGTGAAAAGGATAACCGCAAGAATTCAGAAATCTTCCGATCACTTCATTCTAACGCCGCAAAAAAATACCGCCTCAATCGAACCCGGAAACTCATAGTTTTCAAAAGGAGACCAACCGGACTTA
The nucleotide sequence above comes from Leptospira weilii. Encoded proteins:
- the cobA gene encoding uroporphyrinogen-III C-methyltransferase yields the protein MLNVDTNKDLQPGKVYLVGAGPGNPEDLTLRAYRILTKAEVILYDALLDPSFLEIFPKFAVVHYVGKRSGAHSATQEEINELLLSYALQGKNVVRLKGGDPFVFGRGGEELITLLNHNIEYEIVPGVSSLNAGSSFAGFPLTHRGLSRQVLIMDGHTVLNEETDWTWFAKFKGTIALFMGTTSLPKIATLLLQHGSDPSLPVALVENASLENCNVQTCTLQEAADSYFEKKTKGPGIIYIGKVIRFLENKRSVSAFSQVLGETRFQQTFSETRGGEEE
- a CDS encoding sulfate adenylyltransferase subunit 1, with translation MDLLRFITAGSVDDGKSTLIGRLLYDSKSIFEDQLEAIEKTARGNNGQINLALLTDGLKAEREQGITIDVAYKYFSTPKRKFIIADAPGHVQYTRNMVTGASNSNLAIILIDARKGVIEQTYRHSYIASMLRIPHLVVCINKMDLVEFSQARYEEIKAEYLNFAFRLDIKDIEFIPISALNGDNVVDKSENLSWYDGRTLLNHLEEVYIESDENIEDARFPVQYVIRPLSDEHHDYRGYAGQVRSGIFRKGDFITVLPSGFTSTIEAIDTFDGEVEEAFPPMSVTIRLKDEIDISRGDMIVQSDNRPVVSQDLEANICWMDSKALLSGNKYLLRQTTNSVKAVVKEIEFKVAPDTHEKQDASSGLALNEMGKIKIRTAKPVSFDEYRINRSTGSFILVDEGTNSTVGAGMITGVGA
- the cysD gene encoding sulfate adenylyltransferase subunit CysD, which encodes MNRSRLTHLEQLEAESIYILRETASQFERPALLFSGGKDSITLVHLALKAFRPGKFPFPLVHIDTGHNFQEALDFRDELASKIGEKLIVRYVQDSIDQGKAVEEKGKFPSRNGIQTVTLLDTIAEFKFDACIGGARRDEEKARAKERVFSVRDEFGQWDPKLQRPELWNIYNGKIGPGENVRVFPISNWTELDVWEYIRKENIALPSLYFSHKRQVIYRENLLFPVSKFITIDSNDRVEDKVVRFRTVGDMTCTAAVDSQADNIDDIILEIQTTRTTERGSRLDDKRSEAAMEDRKRGGYF
- a CDS encoding phosphoadenylyl-sulfate reductase, whose translation is MNPQELEQKLAPLSLEDALEWISNEYGETAAFSTSLGLEDQVITHVIFSRNLKIRVFTLDTGRLFNETYDLHKLTNASYNKKIETYFPDTIAVQTLINTKGPDSFYDSVDNRKECCYIRKVEPLNRALVGTKLWITGIRSEQSDSRHSLTKVELDSSRNILKYHPILDWSLERTQDFIDTYRIPVNVLHKKGFPSIGCAPCTRAVQPGEDIRSGRWWWEESNQECGLHVVDGKLVRQKSGPKRAI
- a CDS encoding type II CAAX prenyl endopeptidase Rce1 family protein, yielding MEIVSILKGFFRKNSKIYTLLFGFYGSLFLILFLNEEFGFALLTSKDFKLKATSTFILYGILIFLFYYHLPKKRKIRFRKGKIISFLFVFWISLIVLNLSDFPYEKFLFYLPREWIFWTWKIIKQFTHTLPLLVFPLLYDFYRYKTNPVPFEKRRSPSYYPILILAVIISAIGSFIPGFKEFYPRVPITNERLLYHATWFTTLIFEIVYLYTFYFTEFFFRKFLIRYLSVVGRYHAVGMAALIYGMVHFQKPRGEILSSFFGGLLMGALSIRTHSIRGGLYAHIALAAGMEFFTGIYIWDKLF